DNA sequence from the Candidatus Hinthialibacter antarcticus genome:
AAAAGCCCCGCTTGGCCTGGACGGTAGTAATCGCCGCCGTTAACGTCGTCTTGCCGTGGTCAACGTGACCAATCGTGCCCACGTTTACGTGCGGCTTCGTCCGTTCAAACTTTTCCCTCGCCATGGTGGTTCCTTCCTCGTTATATAGAAAAAAATCTTAAAGCCCACGACCAGGTTTGAACTGGTGACCTCATCCTTACCAAGGATGCGCTCTACCGACTGAGCTACATGGGCTTGTTGTTTCGTTGCTAGAAGCGCCGAACAATCTTTGTATTTTAACAGAACGAGAATCTTATCCAAGAGGCGGACAATGTCAAGGAACCAAAAACCTTTAGGACGTAAGAATTTGATAAGATGCGGTTAATTGGGCTTTTTTTCCATTTCTTTTATCACGCGATAGATGCCTTCTTCAACCAAAGGGATGCGCGGGGCGATTTCGTATTCCAGAACGTCGGAGAGTTCCAGCATACGGTTTTCTTGCACCATCACGGTTACGTGGTCTAAGAATTTGTGGATTTCTTCATTGATC
Encoded proteins:
- a CDS encoding GTP-binding protein, translated to MAREKFERTKPHVNVGTIGHVDHGKTTLTAAITTVQAKRGF